Proteins from a single region of Butyrivibrio fibrisolvens:
- a CDS encoding purine-nucleoside phosphorylase translates to MTNSKVYEKVEKCVEAIRAKTDFVPKVALTLGSGLGDYAKNIDIKAEVSYSEIEGFPVSTVPGHDGKFIFGYVGKTPVVCMKGRVHYYEGYPISDVVLPARVMKMLGAEILFLTNASGGVNYHFSAGDLMLITDHISCFAPNPLIGPNDDRLGLRFPDMSNVYNKDLQEILKKTAIDNGIALKEGIYCQLTGPSFESPAEIRMLRTLGVDAVGMSTVVEAIAANHMGMKICGVSCISNLAAGMSANPLNHEEVQEAADMAAPRFAKLVTESIKQFGDIEWFK, encoded by the coding sequence ATGACTAATTCAAAAGTTTATGAAAAGGTTGAAAAGTGCGTGGAAGCTATAAGAGCTAAGACAGACTTTGTTCCCAAGGTTGCACTTACACTTGGATCTGGTCTTGGCGACTATGCTAAAAATATAGATATTAAAGCAGAAGTATCATACTCTGAAATAGAAGGATTCCCTGTATCTACTGTTCCGGGACATGATGGTAAGTTTATATTCGGATATGTAGGCAAGACTCCTGTTGTGTGCATGAAAGGAAGGGTACACTATTACGAAGGTTATCCTATTTCTGATGTAGTTCTTCCTGCAAGAGTTATGAAGATGCTGGGTGCTGAGATTCTTTTCCTTACAAATGCAAGCGGCGGTGTTAACTATCATTTCAGCGCCGGTGATCTTATGCTTATAACTGATCACATCAGCTGCTTTGCACCAAATCCTCTTATTGGACCAAATGATGACAGACTTGGACTCAGATTCCCTGATATGAGTAATGTATATAATAAAGACCTTCAGGAAATCCTTAAAAAGACTGCTATTGATAATGGAATCGCTCTTAAAGAGGGTATCTACTGCCAGCTTACAGGTCCTTCATTTGAATCACCTGCTGAGATCCGCATGCTCAGAACACTTGGAGTTGATGCAGTTGGCATGAGCACTGTTGTAGAGGCTATTGCAGCTAACCATATGGGAATGAAGATCTGCGGAGTGTCCTGCATCAGTAACCTTGCAGCAGGAATGAGCGCAAATCCTCTTAATCATGAGGAAGTGCAGGAAGCAGCAGATATGGCAGCTCCTCGCTTTGCAAAGCTCGTAACAGAATCCATCAAACAGTTCGGGGACATCGAGTGGTTTAAATAA
- the tyrS gene encoding tyrosine--tRNA ligase: protein MGVYEELEARGLLAQVTDGEKIRELINSGKATFYIGFDCTADSLTAGHFMALTLMKRLQMAGNKPIALIGGGTTMIGDPSGRTDMRKMLTREDIDHNAECFKRQMEKFIDFSDGKALMVNNADWLLNLNYVELLREVGACFSVNNMLRAECYKQRMEKGLSFLEFNYMIMQSYDFYYMFQKYDCNLEFGGDDQWSNMLGGTELIRRKLGKDAHAMTITLLTDSQGKKMGKTAGNAVWLDPKKTTPYEFYQYWRNVGDADVIKCIRMLTFLPLDQIEEMATWKDAKLNEAKEILAYELTNMVHGEEEAKKAQEASKALFAGGGDMANVPTVALKDEDFRDGKVDILQVLVSAGLCATRSEARRNVQQGGVTVADEKVTDVATAYDKDFFAGDGVMVRRGKKAFKKVTV from the coding sequence ATGGGAGTTTATGAAGAACTCGAGGCAAGAGGCCTTCTTGCCCAGGTAACAGACGGAGAAAAAATCAGAGAGCTTATCAATAGTGGTAAAGCTACATTCTACATCGGATTTGACTGTACAGCAGACAGCCTTACAGCAGGTCACTTCATGGCACTTACACTTATGAAGAGACTTCAGATGGCAGGTAACAAGCCGATCGCGCTTATCGGCGGCGGTACAACAATGATCGGTGATCCATCAGGACGTACTGACATGCGTAAGATGCTTACAAGAGAAGACATCGACCACAACGCAGAGTGCTTCAAGAGACAGATGGAGAAGTTCATCGATTTCTCAGACGGCAAGGCACTTATGGTTAACAACGCAGACTGGCTTTTAAACCTCAACTACGTTGAACTTCTTCGTGAAGTTGGTGCATGCTTCTCAGTTAATAACATGCTTCGAGCAGAGTGCTACAAGCAGCGTATGGAAAAAGGACTTTCTTTCCTTGAATTCAACTACATGATCATGCAGTCTTACGACTTCTATTACATGTTCCAGAAGTATGATTGTAACCTTGAGTTCGGTGGAGACGATCAGTGGTCCAACATGCTCGGTGGTACAGAACTTATCCGTCGTAAGCTTGGTAAGGACGCTCATGCCATGACAATCACACTTCTTACAGACTCACAGGGCAAGAAGATGGGTAAGACAGCAGGTAACGCTGTATGGCTTGATCCTAAGAAGACAACACCTTACGAGTTCTACCAGTACTGGAGAAACGTTGGTGATGCAGATGTTATCAAGTGCATCAGAATGCTTACATTCCTTCCTCTTGATCAGATTGAAGAGATGGCTACATGGAAAGATGCTAAGCTCAATGAGGCAAAAGAGATCCTTGCTTATGAGCTTACAAACATGGTTCATGGCGAAGAAGAAGCTAAGAAGGCTCAGGAAGCTTCCAAGGCTCTTTTTGCAGGCGGTGGAGACATGGCTAATGTTCCTACAGTGGCTCTTAAAGATGAAGATTTCAGAGACGGCAAGGTTGATATCCTTCAGGTACTTGTTTCTGCAGGCCTTTGCGCTACAAGATCAGAAGCAAGACGTAACGTACAGCAGGGCGGCGTAACTGTTGCAGATGAGAAAGTTACAGACGTAGCAACTGCATATGACAAGGACTTCTTCGCAGGCGATGGCGTAATGGTTCGTCGTGGTAAGAAGGCATTCAAGAAAGTTACTGTATAA
- a CDS encoding ABC-F family ATP-binding cassette domain-containing protein, whose translation MNLVSMKDVSKAFTDKVLLEEASFGIDEGDRIGVIGINGTGKSTLLRLIAGLVEEDEGDIVKGNNVVISYLPQNPEFDMDYTLYEYVVSTNVQKRHPQNGLEAKEFEAQIEGEAKKILNILGFNDINQKVSQLSGGQRKKAALCARLLENSDILLLDEPTNHLDNAMSEWLQIYLENYKGALVMVTHDRYFLDLVCNKIVEVDQGKLYTYDTNYEGYLELRAQRIASALSTQDKHANILRKEIAWMRRGARARSTKQKAHIKRYEALRDEEKLKFDEDVQISAISSRLGKKTIELYNIAKSYEGRTLIKDFTFTFTRDDRIGILGPNGCGKTTLMKMIVGSIQPDSGHIEIGETVKIGYYAQEATTMDDDQRVIDYVKDTAEYIKTDDGYISASQMCEKFLFAGSLQYQPIGKLSGGEKRRLYLCKVLMEAPNVLILDEPTNDLDIGTLQILEDYLDSFPGIVIAVSHDRYFLDRIGRRMLTFDSYGGIHLYNGSYTEFFETHKEGVDGSLSWDFTDDNVSAAGSSKKSGAGSDGAGSASDANDTNTAGAQATRGEHKLKFSYNEQKEYETIEDDIAKCEQKIAQYEEDILANSTNFGKLREIGEKKEAEEKRLEELMERYVYLEEKAEAIAKQK comes from the coding sequence ATGAATTTAGTATCCATGAAAGATGTCTCTAAGGCATTTACGGACAAAGTTTTACTTGAGGAGGCATCCTTTGGAATTGACGAAGGCGACCGCATCGGTGTTATCGGTATTAACGGAACCGGAAAGTCGACGCTCCTTCGCCTTATAGCAGGCCTTGTGGAGGAAGATGAGGGCGATATAGTGAAGGGTAATAACGTGGTTATTTCCTACCTTCCTCAGAATCCTGAGTTTGATATGGACTACACCCTTTACGAATACGTTGTATCAACTAATGTTCAAAAGCGTCATCCTCAGAACGGACTTGAAGCCAAAGAGTTTGAGGCTCAGATAGAGGGTGAAGCCAAGAAGATCCTTAACATTCTTGGCTTTAATGACATAAATCAGAAGGTTTCCCAGCTTTCAGGAGGCCAGAGAAAAAAGGCTGCGCTTTGCGCTAGGCTCCTTGAAAACAGCGACATCCTTCTTCTTGACGAGCCTACTAACCACCTTGATAACGCCATGAGTGAGTGGCTCCAGATTTATCTGGAAAATTATAAAGGCGCCCTTGTTATGGTAACTCATGACAGGTATTTCCTTGACCTTGTCTGCAATAAGATCGTAGAAGTTGATCAGGGCAAGCTCTATACCTACGATACAAACTACGAAGGCTACCTTGAGCTTCGTGCCCAGCGTATCGCGTCAGCTCTTTCTACTCAGGACAAACATGCCAATATCTTAAGAAAAGAAATTGCGTGGATGAGAAGAGGCGCCCGTGCCCGTTCAACCAAGCAAAAGGCACATATCAAGCGCTACGAAGCACTTCGAGATGAAGAAAAGCTTAAATTCGATGAAGATGTGCAGATTTCGGCCATCTCTTCAAGACTTGGCAAGAAGACCATCGAGCTTTACAACATAGCCAAAAGCTACGAAGGCAGGACTTTAATAAAAGATTTCACCTTTACTTTTACAAGAGATGATCGTATCGGTATACTTGGCCCGAACGGCTGCGGCAAGACTACTCTTATGAAGATGATAGTCGGCAGTATTCAGCCTGATTCAGGCCATATCGAGATTGGCGAGACGGTCAAGATCGGATACTATGCTCAGGAAGCAACCACCATGGACGATGATCAAAGGGTCATCGACTATGTCAAGGATACAGCCGAGTACATCAAGACTGACGACGGCTATATATCAGCTTCCCAGATGTGCGAAAAGTTCCTCTTTGCAGGAAGTCTTCAGTACCAGCCCATCGGTAAGTTATCTGGTGGTGAAAAAAGAAGATTGTACCTTTGCAAAGTCCTCATGGAAGCTCCCAACGTTCTTATCCTGGACGAGCCTACCAATGACCTTGATATAGGAACATTGCAGATACTTGAAGATTACCTTGATTCTTTTCCCGGAATTGTTATAGCAGTATCTCACGACAGATACTTCCTGGACAGAATAGGAAGACGCATGCTGACTTTCGATTCATACGGCGGCATACATCTGTATAACGGCTCCTATACTGAGTTTTTTGAAACTCATAAGGAGGGCGTTGATGGAAGCCTGTCCTGGGACTTTACTGATGATAATGTGTCTGCAGCAGGCTCATCTAAAAAGTCCGGCGCAGGTAGTGACGGTGCAGGCAGTGCGTCAGATGCTAATGACACAAATACTGCAGGCGCTCAGGCGACTCGCGGCGAGCACAAATTGAAATTCAGCTATAACGAGCAAAAGGAATATGAGACAATAGAAGATGATATTGCAAAGTGCGAGCAAAAGATCGCGCAGTATGAAGAAGATATACTTGCTAATTCCACGAACTTTGGTAAGCTCAGAGAGATAGGCGAGAAGAAGGAAGCCGAAGAGAAGAGGCTTGAAGAACTCATGGAAAGATATGTATATCTTGAAGAGAAGGCTGAAGCAATAGCGAAACAGAAATGA
- a CDS encoding serine hydrolase — translation MALASDLYVGELVMRLVGHQTGEISKVDYKPQKPAFSKEPMEGETFLERATPESQGVSAMWVKDLFEELHECPKSNMHKIMVMRHGKVIGETSFAPFDLDYWHVVHSMSKSVTGMAIGILIGEGKLKITDKVLDLLPDKKTLTSMLRLRDVTVEHLLSMTSGVQFNEAGAIAGNDWIKGFMDSGTLFPPGKEFNYNSMNSYMLSAIVNAITGQSLFSFVKERIFDPMGIKRVFWETCPLGNTKGGWGLFMRIEDMCKLGQLYLQKGKWEGKQLVPEGWVVASTTAHATTDVPEAPQYGYHLWLINNREGAYIFNGMLGQNVYIYPDLDMVLAVNAGNNEVFQTGSTTNIIYEKMTNIEAFDHPLKEDPLSDKFLEKTITRIQEKEVPNKLILRGGWNRRSDAYDNQQDKIMRIRTLYGSTYDLGDSGIGIFPLMMQITHNNFTDGITKIGFVPIDKKRFGVQIYEGDQIYTLPCGDDTYGNFVSLNIHGEVYDAVVKTKLATDEYNRMAIMLRIFLLEETSERRINIYLGSKYAEEDTRGFRGCNVPEGIDVHFNEYPGNEMLNTALSCVSTTKGIQGVLLSKLDSFGASMLISKTIHYTINPRVHGFLIKPESAEEESAGDADN, via the coding sequence ATGGCACTTGCATCGGATCTTTATGTTGGAGAACTAGTTATGCGCCTTGTTGGTCATCAGACAGGTGAGATCAGCAAAGTTGATTATAAGCCGCAGAAACCGGCTTTTTCTAAAGAGCCCATGGAGGGCGAGACCTTTCTTGAAAGGGCGACGCCTGAGTCTCAGGGCGTTTCTGCAATGTGGGTCAAAGATCTTTTTGAAGAACTCCACGAATGCCCCAAATCTAATATGCATAAGATAATGGTCATGCGACATGGCAAAGTCATTGGCGAAACTTCTTTTGCCCCGTTTGATCTGGATTATTGGCATGTAGTTCATTCTATGTCCAAATCCGTTACAGGCATGGCTATTGGAATATTGATAGGAGAAGGGAAACTAAAAATTACCGACAAGGTTTTGGATCTTCTTCCTGATAAAAAAACTCTTACATCCATGTTAAGGCTTCGCGATGTTACAGTTGAACATCTGTTATCAATGACCAGCGGCGTTCAGTTCAATGAAGCCGGAGCGATAGCAGGCAATGACTGGATCAAAGGCTTCATGGATTCGGGTACTCTTTTTCCTCCCGGTAAGGAATTTAATTATAATTCTATGAATTCATATATGCTTTCTGCCATTGTGAATGCAATTACAGGACAGAGCCTCTTTAGCTTTGTAAAAGAGAGGATATTTGACCCTATGGGGATCAAGCGCGTTTTCTGGGAAACTTGTCCTCTTGGTAATACCAAAGGGGGATGGGGTCTGTTTATGCGTATAGAAGATATGTGTAAGCTGGGCCAGCTCTATCTTCAAAAGGGTAAATGGGAAGGAAAACAGCTTGTGCCCGAAGGCTGGGTCGTGGCATCCACGACAGCACATGCTACAACTGATGTTCCGGAAGCTCCTCAGTACGGATATCACCTGTGGCTTATAAACAACAGGGAAGGTGCTTATATTTTCAATGGCATGCTGGGTCAGAACGTATATATATATCCTGATCTTGATATGGTTCTGGCAGTCAATGCCGGCAATAACGAGGTATTCCAGACAGGCTCCACCACGAATATCATATATGAGAAGATGACAAATATTGAAGCCTTTGATCATCCACTCAAAGAAGATCCGTTAAGTGACAAATTCCTTGAAAAGACTATTACACGTATTCAGGAAAAAGAGGTGCCGAATAAGCTGATCCTTCGCGGCGGCTGGAACAGACGCTCTGATGCCTATGACAACCAGCAGGACAAGATCATGAGGATCAGGACTTTGTATGGAAGTACCTATGATCTTGGAGATAGCGGAATAGGTATTTTCCCTCTTATGATGCAGATCACGCACAACAATTTCACTGATGGCATTACCAAGATTGGCTTTGTTCCTATAGATAAAAAGAGATTTGGCGTTCAGATATACGAAGGCGACCAGATATACACTCTTCCTTGCGGAGATGATACCTATGGCAATTTTGTTTCACTAAACATCCACGGGGAAGTGTATGATGCTGTTGTTAAAACAAAGCTTGCAACTGATGAATACAACAGAATGGCAATAATGCTAAGGATCTTTTTGCTGGAAGAAACAAGTGAAAGGCGTATCAATATCTATCTTGGAAGCAAGTACGCAGAGGAAGATACCAGAGGCTTTAGAGGCTGTAATGTTCCTGAAGGTATTGATGTTCACTTCAATGAATATCCGGGCAATGAGATGCTGAATACTGCGCTTTCATGTGTTTCAACTACCAAGGGTATTCAGGGGGTTCTTCTTAGCAAGCTGGATAGTTTTGGTGCTTCCATGCTTATAAGTAAGACGATACATTACACTATAAATCCCAGAGTTCATGGCTTTCTTATAAAGCCCGAGAGTGCAGAAGAAGAGTCTGCCGGTGATGCTGATAATTAA
- a CDS encoding VanZ family protein: MKNNTSRSIDLSFLVLSFLSATVIAIIIHLTRQSGADTLSTQKLVVSLFPELFPKHYHNVVWLSLGLNSARKLAHVYEFGALGLVMTLMIITSPVGKKLRNSNSSTKIIFLYSIGICAFASFCDQVHKTFIVYRHFDVHDLVLDAVGYVTAATLICTFYYIKKHPIIHKPKYKITPDQAL, translated from the coding sequence ATGAAGAATAACACGAGTAGAAGTATTGATTTATCTTTTTTGGTATTATCTTTTCTTTCCGCTACAGTAATAGCAATTATCATACACCTTACAAGGCAAAGTGGAGCTGATACGTTAAGCACACAAAAGCTGGTCGTATCTCTTTTTCCTGAGCTATTTCCAAAGCACTATCACAATGTCGTATGGCTGTCTCTTGGGCTTAACAGTGCAAGGAAGCTGGCACACGTCTATGAGTTCGGTGCTCTTGGTCTTGTAATGACGCTTATGATCATTACATCTCCTGTTGGTAAGAAACTCAGAAACAGCAACTCGTCTACCAAAATTATATTTTTATATTCTATTGGTATATGTGCATTTGCAAGTTTCTGCGATCAGGTTCATAAAACATTCATAGTATACCGCCACTTTGATGTACATGATCTGGTGCTTGACGCTGTTGGTTATGTTACTGCTGCAACTCTTATCTGTACATTTTATTATATTAAAAAGCACCCGATAATCCATAAACCCAAATATAAGATTACGCCAGACCAGGCTTTATAA
- a CDS encoding amidohydrolase family protein: protein MNIRFYNARILTMEEDRPVFVGEVWTQEDKISFVGTSEEAVGADAEGGFDREIDCKGNLLMPGFKDAHTHSAMTLMRSLADDLPTQEWLNNQIFPVEAKMTGEDIYTLTKLAILEYLTSGITAIFDMYLTPETIAKACKEAGMRCVQVGCVNNFSQSLELVERMYNELNTEDDPLNSYFMGIHAEYTCSPELLTKFSELVHKYKAPVFTHIAETKSETDGCIERYGMSPVKYLASMGLFDFGGGGYHLVHVNEEDMQILKEKNMYVVTNPGSNLKLASGIAPISDYMKHGIPVALGTDGPASNNCLDFFREMFLVTGLGKIREDDASAIDAMEVLKMATVNGAHAMNLPNCDILASGKQADLIMIDLDQPNMQPINNICKNLVYSGSKQNVKLTMIAGVIRYEDGKFNIGVDPHDLYAEAENIKKRIMSELGRD, encoded by the coding sequence ATGAACATCAGGTTTTACAATGCTAGAATTCTTACAATGGAAGAAGATAGGCCTGTTTTTGTAGGTGAAGTTTGGACACAGGAAGATAAGATATCCTTCGTGGGTACAAGCGAGGAAGCTGTTGGTGCGGATGCAGAGGGTGGTTTTGACAGAGAGATAGATTGTAAGGGCAATTTACTTATGCCTGGTTTTAAGGATGCTCATACTCATAGTGCAATGACGCTTATGAGATCGCTTGCGGATGATCTTCCGACGCAGGAGTGGCTTAATAATCAGATATTCCCGGTTGAAGCTAAGATGACTGGGGAGGATATATATACTCTTACGAAACTTGCTATCTTAGAGTATCTTACAAGCGGTATTACTGCAATCTTTGATATGTATCTGACTCCTGAAACTATTGCTAAGGCTTGCAAGGAAGCGGGCATGAGATGTGTTCAGGTTGGATGTGTTAACAATTTCTCTCAGTCACTTGAGCTTGTAGAGCGCATGTATAATGAACTCAATACAGAAGATGATCCTTTGAATTCTTATTTCATGGGAATTCATGCAGAGTATACCTGTTCTCCGGAGCTTCTTACTAAGTTCTCAGAACTTGTTCATAAGTACAAAGCACCTGTTTTCACACATATTGCTGAGACTAAGTCTGAGACAGATGGATGTATTGAGCGCTATGGCATGAGCCCTGTTAAGTACCTTGCATCAATGGGACTTTTTGATTTTGGTGGTGGCGGTTATCACCTTGTTCATGTAAATGAAGAGGACATGCAGATTCTTAAGGAAAAGAATATGTATGTTGTCACCAATCCCGGCTCAAACCTTAAGCTTGCATCAGGAATTGCACCAATTTCTGATTATATGAAGCATGGTATCCCGGTTGCACTTGGCACAGACGGCCCTGCATCTAACAACTGTTTGGACTTCTTCAGAGAGATGTTCCTTGTAACAGGTCTTGGCAAGATAAGAGAAGACGATGCATCAGCTATAGATGCCATGGAAGTTCTTAAAATGGCCACAGTTAACGGTGCCCATGCCATGAACCTTCCAAACTGCGATATCCTAGCATCAGGCAAGCAGGCTGACCTTATAATGATAGACCTCGACCAGCCCAACATGCAGCCAATAAATAACATTTGCAAGAACCTCGTATACAGCGGAAGCAAGCAAAACGTCAAGCTGACCATGATCGCAGGCGTTATCAGATACGAAGACGGCAAGTTCAACATAGGCGTAGACCCACACGACCTATATGCAGAAGCTGAAAATATCAAAAAGCGAATCATGTCAGAGCTTGGAAGAGATTAA
- a CDS encoding PilZ domain-containing protein, with amino-acid sequence MDITDFSTGTEITIYIPILDKMIPAVCKVVGPRGDGIMVTQPKYKGVPLNEMHDFSFSIHDKDNNKYNFVCSLIQPISQLGNMFYYMEGLKGIDTKNYRKAARYPVGIKGSAYVGKEADVQVVIYDISMRGISFVMEREAVFRIGDEVTITFQEKERSRHLVVLATVVRKFSLDEFEAYGCRMHDMGTDVMAFVKKVKDRYTNGGESQDQN; translated from the coding sequence ATGGATATTACCGATTTTTCTACAGGAACAGAGATAACGATATATATCCCTATTTTGGACAAGATGATCCCTGCTGTCTGCAAGGTCGTAGGTCCCAGAGGTGATGGAATAATGGTCACCCAGCCCAAGTATAAAGGTGTGCCATTAAATGAAATGCACGATTTTTCTTTTAGTATTCATGACAAGGATAATAACAAATATAATTTTGTCTGCAGTCTCATACAGCCGATCTCGCAGCTGGGTAATATGTTTTATTACATGGAAGGGCTCAAGGGTATAGATACTAAAAACTACCGTAAGGCAGCAAGGTATCCCGTAGGAATAAAAGGTTCTGCGTATGTTGGCAAAGAAGCGGATGTTCAGGTAGTTATTTATGATATTTCCATGAGGGGAATATCGTTTGTTATGGAAAGAGAGGCTGTTTTTCGTATAGGTGATGAAGTTACTATCACTTTTCAGGAAAAAGAGCGAAGCAGGCATCTTGTAGTTCTGGCAACAGTTGTCAGGAAATTCTCACTTGATGAATTTGAAGCTTACGGATGCAGGATGCATGATATGGGAACTGATGTAATGGCCTTTGTCAAAAAGGTCAAGGACAGGTACACGAATGGGGGGGAATCTCAGGATCAGAACTGA
- the ftsH gene encoding ATP-dependent zinc metalloprotease FtsH has translation MNEVKQPKKPLIMYYIGVLLLIVFLNLFVLPLILGHNREEVSYSQFISDTTSGNINNAKIYSNEIVYQNNDGKYYFTATIDDPELVSRLTQYEVTFSSEVETQTSPLMEFILSFVVPVIVFILLGRWLSNRLMDKMGGGSSGQSMMFGGLGKSNARVYVQSTEGIKFADVAGEEEAKENLQEIVDYLHNPGKYKEIGASMPKGILLVGPPGTGKTMLAKAVAGEANVPFFSMSGSEFVEMFVGMGASKVRDLFKQAKDKAPCIVFIDEIDAIGKKRDGQLNGNDEREQTLNQLLTEMDGFEGNNGVMILAATNRPESLDPALTRPGRFDRRVPVELPDLKGREDILKVHAKKIRISDDVDFNKIARMATGTSGAELANIINEGALRAVRDGRRFANQADLEESIEVVIAGYQKKNSIMSDKERLIVSYHEVGHALVAAMQKGTAPVQKITIVPRTSGALGYTMQVEEEGNHYLMSKTELENEIATLTGGRAAEEVEFGSVTTGASNDIERATKLARAMITRYGMSDDFDMVALETVNNQYLGGDASLACSAQTQALIDKKVVELVRTQHEKAIKILKDNKPKLDEIAKYLYERETITGDEFMEILNRKNDIAAMSMESLEI, from the coding sequence ATGAACGAAGTTAAACAACCGAAAAAGCCGTTAATTATGTATTATATAGGTGTACTGCTCCTGATAGTATTCCTTAACCTTTTTGTATTGCCCCTTATTCTGGGTCATAACAGAGAAGAGGTTTCCTACAGCCAGTTCATCAGCGATACAACCAGCGGCAATATCAATAATGCCAAAATCTATTCAAATGAAATAGTATATCAGAACAATGACGGCAAGTATTACTTTACAGCAACTATAGATGATCCGGAGCTTGTATCAAGACTTACACAGTATGAAGTAACATTCTCCAGCGAAGTTGAGACACAGACTTCTCCTCTTATGGAGTTTATTTTAAGCTTCGTTGTTCCTGTAATTGTCTTTATACTTCTTGGAAGATGGCTTTCCAACAGGCTTATGGACAAGATGGGCGGCGGGTCTTCAGGTCAGTCAATGATGTTTGGCGGACTTGGTAAGTCCAATGCAAGAGTTTATGTTCAGTCTACAGAAGGCATTAAATTTGCTGACGTTGCAGGAGAAGAGGAAGCCAAGGAGAATCTTCAGGAGATAGTTGATTATCTTCATAATCCCGGCAAGTACAAGGAAATCGGCGCATCAATGCCTAAGGGTATCCTTCTTGTAGGACCTCCCGGAACAGGTAAGACAATGCTTGCAAAGGCTGTTGCCGGTGAAGCTAACGTGCCTTTCTTTTCCATGAGCGGATCAGAATTCGTTGAGATGTTCGTAGGTATGGGTGCTTCCAAGGTCAGAGATCTCTTTAAACAGGCCAAAGATAAGGCTCCATGTATCGTATTTATAGACGAGATCGATGCTATCGGTAAAAAGCGTGACGGCCAGCTTAATGGTAACGATGAAAGAGAGCAGACTCTTAATCAGCTTCTTACTGAGATGGACGGTTTTGAGGGTAATAACGGTGTTATGATCCTTGCTGCTACTAACAGACCTGAATCCCTTGATCCTGCCCTTACAAGACCGGGACGTTTTGACAGAAGAGTTCCTGTTGAGCTTCCTGACCTAAAAGGCCGTGAAGATATCCTTAAGGTTCATGCCAAGAAGATCAGAATCTCAGATGACGTTGACTTTAATAAGATCGCAAGAATGGCTACAGGTACATCCGGTGCTGAGCTTGCCAATATCATCAATGAAGGTGCACTCAGAGCGGTTCGAGATGGCAGAAGATTTGCAAATCAGGCTGACCTTGAAGAAAGTATAGAAGTAGTAATAGCCGGTTATCAGAAAAAGAATTCGATCATGTCTGATAAAGAAAGACTCATCGTATCCTATCACGAAGTAGGACATGCCCTTGTTGCGGCTATGCAGAAGGGAACAGCTCCTGTTCAGAAGATAACCATCGTACCACGTACAAGCGGGGCTCTTGGATACACCATGCAGGTTGAGGAAGAGGGCAATCACTATCTGATGAGCAAGACTGAACTTGAAAATGAGATAGCTACTCTTACTGGTGGCCGGGCTGCAGAAGAAGTTGAGTTTGGCTCTGTTACAACAGGAGCTTCCAACGATATCGAACGTGCTACCAAGCTGGCAAGAGCTATGATCACAAGATACGGAATGTCAGATGATTTTGACATGGTGGCGCTTGAAACAGTAAACAACCAGTATCTTGGAGGCGATGCATCCCTTGCATGTTCAGCTCAGACACAGGCTCTTATTGATAAAAAAGTGGTAGAGCTTGTAAGAACACAGCATGAAAAGGCAATTAAGATTCTCAAAGACAACAAGCCAAAGCTTGATGAGATAGCTAAATACCTCTATGAAAGAGAGACCATCACAGGCGACGAGTTCATGGAGATACTCAATCGTAAAAATGATATTGCAGCGATGAGTATGGAATCACTTGAAATCTAA
- the rnhA gene encoding ribonuclease HI — translation MNHIEIYTDGAARGNPDGPGGYGAVLKFVDKNGELHMKELSDGFDKTTNNRMELLGVIKALEALNHPCIIDLYSDSKYVISAFNEHWIEGWLKKGWVNSQKKPVKNRPLWERLLKAAEGHNITWHWVKGHAGHPENERCDQLATTAADKDPANLLHDDGSNLKEIC, via the coding sequence ATGAATCACATTGAAATATACACAGACGGCGCCGCAAGAGGAAATCCTGACGGCCCCGGCGGCTATGGCGCTGTTCTTAAGTTTGTTGATAAAAACGGTGAACTTCATATGAAGGAGCTTTCAGACGGCTTCGACAAGACAACCAATAACCGTATGGAGCTTCTGGGAGTTATCAAGGCACTTGAAGCCTTGAATCACCCCTGTATCATAGACCTTTATTCAGATTCTAAATACGTCATAAGCGCATTCAACGAACACTGGATTGAAGGCTGGCTCAAAAAAGGCTGGGTCAATTCCCAGAAAAAGCCCGTAAAGAACAGACCCCTTTGGGAAAGACTTCTAAAAGCAGCAGAAGGCCACAACATCACCTGGCACTGGGTCAAAGGCCACGCCGGCCACCCCGAAAACGAAAGATGCGACCAACTTGCCACAACCGCAGCTGACAAAGATCCTGCCAATCTTCTCCATGATGATGGCAGCAATCTGAAAGAAATCTGCTGA